In Antarcticibacterium arcticum, the genomic stretch CCGGTGACCGAATTAGATCCCCTATGGCCGGAAGAATGGGTGCGTAATGATACTGCCTGTACCTATCAAAATTATGAAACTACAGTTACCTGTACCCTGGTTGAAAACTTACCAGATATAAGAACAGAAAGCAATGAGGAGGTAGAATTACCTGTTCACCTGGCAGAGAAGTGGAAAGCTGAAGGAAGATATGAAAAGGAAGTTGCAGAACTTGATGCCTTTTTTGAACGCACCGGGCATCCCCGGGCACCACGTTTTTATATTATGAAATGGCTGGCAGATTATATCGCAGATTATGGAATTGATGGTTACAGGGTAGATACCGTAAAACATACCGAAGAATACGTGTGGCAGGAATTCAAAGCTGTTTGCGACTATGCGTTTTCAGAATACAAGGAAAATAATCCTGGAAAAGTGCTGGATAACAATAATTTCTATCTGCTTGGCGAAGTATATAATTACGGTATAAGCAGTGGCCAATACTTCGATTTTGGTGATAAAAAAGTGAATTATTTTGATGAGGCTTTTAACAGCCTTATCAATTTTGAGTTTAAGTGGAATGCAAAGGAAATGGACCATGAGGCCTTGTTCAGTAAAATGAATACGGTATTGAACAGCGACCTGGCAAATTATGGGACCGTTAATTACCTGAGTTCACATGATGATGGCCAACCCTTTGATGCGGCCCGGGAAAAGCCATTAGAAACTGCAACCAAACTTCTTTTAAGCCCGGGTACTTCCCAGGTATATTACGGAGATGAAACCGCCAGGTCTTTAGTTATTCCCGGTACACAGGGAGATGCCACCCTGCGCTCGGTTATGAATTGGGAGGAGGTCAATACTTTGGAGAGCACTAAAAATGTTTTAAGTCATTGGCAGAAACTGGGGCAATTTAGAGCGGCACACCCTGCTGTGGGAGCCGGGGACCATAAATTGATCACAGCAGCTCCATATTACTTCTCCCGGATCTATACTGCTGAAAACCTGACAGATGCCGTAGTAATTGGTCTGGAATTGCCTGCAGGCCCAAAAGAAATACCTGTAACGGATGTTTTTAAAGACGGGGAGAAAATTCTGGATGCATACTCGGGAATTTCAGCAGAAGTAAAAAATGGAAAGGTTATGATAGATACAGAATACACCCTCGTGCTGCTGGAAAAATTATAAAAAAGAGAATGATCTACCAATGTTTATGACCTATAAAATTTCTAAATATCAACAAATGAAAAAAATTGCTATCACGTTTGTAAGCGCATTATTTGTTCTTACTTCCTGTAAAAATGAAACTAAACAAACCACTGCAGTTGAAACCCAACAAGAGGAAGTTATTGCTCCTTTTGAGGATAAAATGATTGAAACTGCGGTGCTTTATGAGGCTAATATTCGTCAATATTCCCCTGAAGGAACCTTTGAGGCCTTTACAAGGGATATTCCGCAGTTAAAGGAACTGGGAGTTAAAATTATATGGTTAATGCCTGTTTATCCTATTTCTGAAAAAAACCGAAAGGCCACCGGGGGCGGTTTTGTTGCCGAAATAGAGGACGAGGCGGAAAGAGCTAAATATTTGGGAAGCTATTACGCGATTTCAGATTATACAGATGTAAATCCGGAATTTGGTACCAAGGAAGATTTTCAGAATCTGGTTGATACCGCTCATGAAAATGGAATGTATGTGATCCTGGACTGGGTTGCCAACCATACCGGGTGGGATCACCATTGGTTAACTGAAAAACCAGATTTCTACACCAAAAACGATAAAGGTGAAGTTATAGATCCTGTTGATCCAAATACCGGGGAATCCTGGGGATGGACAGATACTGCAGATCTTAATTATGACAATAAGGAGTTATGGGAAGCAATGACGGCAGAAATGAAATATTGGGTAGAGGAACATCAAATTGATGGCTTTAGGGCCGATGTTGCCGGTGAGGTGCCAACAGAGTTCTGGGAACAGGCGATTGAGGAGATTAAAAAAACCAGATCGGTTTTCATGCTTGCAGAGTCTGAAAAAAAGGATCTTTTCAATAATGCATTTGATATGGGTTACAACTGGGAGGGACATCATATCATGAATGCAATGGCCCAGGGAAAAATGGGGGTGAAGGAGTGGGATGCCTATATGGTTAAAATAGATTCCATTTACGGGCAGGATGATGTGCTGCTGAATTTTGTTACCAATCACGATGAAAATTCCTGGAATGGAACTGTAAAGGAACGTATGGGCGATGCCTCTGAGACCTTTCTTGCGCTAACCTATACTTTACCGGGGATGCCGCTTATTTACAGCGGGCAGGAATATGATATGAACCACAGGCTTAAATTCTTTGAGAAGGATACTATTCCAAAAACCAAAGGAGAGGTGTGGCCAGTGCTGGTAAAATTGGGTGATCTTAAGAACAATTCTACCGCCCTACACGGCGGGAAGGATGCCGCGGGTTATGAGCGTTTAACCACATCGGCAAATGAAAAGGTACTGGCCTTTAAAAGGAGTAAACATGGAGAAGAATTGATCTATGTCGCAAATATGACAAAGGCACCGGTGAAATTCACAATGGATGTTATCGGCAATTTTGATGATTATTTTCAATCTGCAACCATCTCCATTATAGGGGCCCAGGAAATGGAGTTTCAACCCTGGGAATATAAGATTTTGATAAAAAGGTAGTTTTTTTCTTAATGCTTTAAAAAGAGTCTCAATTTTGAGGCTCTTTTTTGTTAGTTATTAACCGAAAACGTTTGAGTATCAGCAAAAATTAGGTTTTAAGTCTAAATTCGAATAAATTTACACTAATGCAAAAAAAGATAAATAAGATAGGAGTTTTAACCTCAGGAGGGGATGCTCCCGGCATGAATGCCGCAATAAGAGCCGTAGTAAGAAGCTGTGCTTACCAAGAAATTGCCTGTTCAGGAATTTACCGTGGCTACCAGGGTCTTATTGAAAATGACATAGAAGACCTCGATGCCCGTTCCGTTCGAAATATTATAAGTAGAGGGGGAACATTCTTAAAATCGGCCCGCTCCAGGGAATTCCAAACTAAGGAAGGCCGTCAAAAAGCCTTTACAAATTTAAAAAACGCAGGAATAGATGCCCTCATCGTAATAGGTGGAGACGGGACTTTTACCGGCGGACTCATTTTTGAAAAGGAATTCGATTTTCCGGTTATTGGCATTCCCGCAACTATAGATAATGATATTAATGGTACAGATTTTACCATAGGTTATGATACCGCCCTTAATACAGTAGTAGATGCTATTGATAAAATAAGGGATACTGCAAGTTCTCACAATAGATTATTCCTGGTAGAAGTTATGGGCCGGGATGCAGGTGCAATTGCCCTTAATAGCGGCATAGGTGCCGGTGCTGAGGAAATATTGATCCCCGAGGAAAATAATGGGATTGAAAGGTTAATGGAATCCTTAAAGCAGAGTAAAAAGTCCGGGAAGACCTCCAGCATTATTGTTGTTGCCGAAGGGGATAAAAGCGGAAAAAATATTTTTGAACTGGCAGAATTCATCGGCGAAAGTCTTGAAGGCTATGATATAAGAGTTTCAGTACTTGGCCATATCCAGCGGGGAGGCTCCCCAAGTTGTTATGACAGGGTGCTGGCAAGCAAGCTGGGTGTGGGTGCCGTAGATGCAATTTTGGAAGGAAAGAGAAATATTATGATAGGGATAAATAATCAAAAAGTGACTAGTGTTCCTCTGGAAACAGGGATTAAAGGAGAGCATAAAATTGATAAAGATCTAAGAAGGGTGGCAAGCATCACTTCAATTTAAAATTTAAATATAATTAAGATGAGTACAAAAATTGGAATTAACGGTTTTGGCCGTATTGGAAGAATTGCATTTAGAATTGCTATGGAGAGCAAGGATGTAGAAGTTGTAGCGGTAAATGATCTTTTAGATGTAGAGCATTTGGCATATCTTTTAAAATATGATTCGATACACGGGCAGTTTAAAGGAACTGTAGATGTGAAGGATGGTAATCTTGTGGTAAATGATAAAACCATAAGAGTTTCTGCTGAAAGAAACCCTGAGGATCTTAAATGGGGTGACGTAAATGCAGAGATAGTTATAGATTGTACAGGAATTTTTACCGATCTGGCTGGAGGAAAAAGACATATTGAAGCTGGTGCAAAAAAGGTTGTGATCTCTGCACCTTCAAAAGATGCTCCTATGTTTGTAATGGGTGTAAACCATAAAGATCTTAAGCCGGAAGATACTATTGTGTCTAATGCTTCCTGTACTACCAACTGTCTTGCTCCACTTGCAAAGGTTGTGAATGATAATTTTGGGATTGTTGAAGGTTTAATGACTACAATTCACGCCACCACAGCTACGCAGTTAACAGTAGATGGTCCCTCCAAGAAGGACTGGAGAGGTGGTAGAAGTGCCCTTATGAACATTATTCCTTCCTCTACCGGAGCAGCCAAAGCCGTAGGAAAAGTAATTCCTGAACTTGACGGGAAACTTACGGGAATGGCTTTTAGAGTACCAACAGCAGATGTTTCTGTAGTAGATCTTACTGTGCGTACAGAAAAATCTGTATCTTACGAGGAGGTGAAAGCCGCATTCAAAAAAGCTTCAGAAGGAGAGTATAAAGGCCTTATCTCTTATACTGAAGAAATGGTTGTTTCTCAGGATTTTGTATCCAATTCCTACATCTGTAATTTTGATGCTGAAGCAGGGATTGCATTAAATGATAATTTCTTTAAATTAGTAGCCTGGTATGACAATGAATATGGTTATTCTGCAAAGCTTATTGAATTTGCGGCGCACGTAGCATCTGTATAGTCTCTGGCATACTTTAAAAAAATTAAAAGGCTGTTTTAAAAGCATTTTTAATTGCGGTTAAAACGGCCTTTTTTACTATCTAAAGAAACTACAATGATATTAATTGCCGATGGCGGTTCCACAAAATGTGACTGGATCCTTTTAAATAATTCAGGGGAACAGATCTTTAAGACAAGAACAAAAGGATTAAATCCGGCTGTTTTTCCTGAATTAATGCTGGAACAAAGAATTGATGAAAATCCTGAGCTACAGGATGTCAAAAATAAAGTTGAAAGAGTTCATTTTTTTGGTGCCGGTTGTGGCACTGAAGCTCCCAGAAGGTTGCTTCAGGATATCATAGCCAATTTTTTCACCAATGCCTCTGAAGTTATTGTGAAAGAAGATATGGTTGCTGCCGCCCTGGCTGCTACTACAGAGCCCGGTATCGTTTGTATCCTGGGTACAGGTTCCAACAGTTGTTATTTTGACGGGGAAGAGGTGCATATGGCGGTAGCCTCCCTGGGATTTATTCTTATGGATGAAGCCAGCGGAAATTATTTTGGTAAGCGTCTCATAAGGGATTATTACTACAAAAGAATGCCTCCCGAGCTAGCCCTGAAATTTTCAGCTACCTTCAATCTTGATTCCGATGAGATTAAGAAGAATCTTTATAAAAAGGAAAATCCAAATACCTATCTGGCCTCTTTTGCTGAATTTATTTTCACCAATGAGCGAAATGGATATTTCTATAAACTGGTTCACGAAGGTATTCAGGAATTTATCAACACCAGGGTATTGTGCTTTAAACAAGCCCAGAATGTCCCAATTCATTTTATAGGAAGTATCGCATTTTTTAGTGAAGACATTATACGTGCTGTTGCCCAACCATATAACCTGGAAATTGGAAATATTATAAGACGCCCTATAGATGCTCTTATAGAACATTACCGCAAAAATGTGTTAACTACTTATTAACGAGCTTTCTATAAATTTTTATTTACATTTAATAAAATCCATTTTTTAAATGTTGGTAAAAGTTTATGGAAGCGCCGTTTTTGGGGTTGAAGCAACCACGATAACGGTAGAAGTTAATATGGCTAAAGGTATAGCGTATAATCTCGTGGGCTTACCAGATAATGCTATAAAGGAAAGCAGTTTTCGCATTGCGGCCGCGCTTCAGAATAATACCTACAAATTCCCGGGAAAAAAGATTACCATAAACATGGCTCCGGCAGATCTTCGCAAGGAAGGATCTGCTTATGACCTTACCCTGGCCCTGGGAATTCTGGCCGCTTCCCGCCAGATCAAAGCCGATGATATTGATAAATATATAATAATGGGTGAGCTTTCTCTTGATGGAAGCCTGCAACCCATTAAAGGCGCCCTGCCTATAGCCATTAAAGCAAAGGAAGAAGGTTTTAAAGGTTTTATTCTCCCAAGCCAGAACGTGAAAGAAGCTGCCATTGTAAGCGGCCTTGAGGTGTACGGGGTAGATAATATTCTTCAGGTGATAAAGTTCTTCGATAAGGGGGAGCCACTGGAGAGAACTATCATTAATACCCGCGAAGAATTCTATAACAGTCTTGAACACCTTGAACATGATTTTGCCGATGTTAAAGGGCAGGAATCCATCAAGCGTTGCATGGAGATTGCCGCGGCAGGGGGCCATAATATAATTTTAATAGGGCCGCCAGGTGCGGGTAAGACTATGCTGGCAAAGCGCCTTCCAAGTATTCTGCCGCCTATGACACTACACGAAGCCCTGGAAACTACAAAAATTCATAGTGTTGTAGGTAAAATAAGGGAAAATGTGGGGCTTATGTCGCAACGTCCTTTTCGCAGTCCCCATCATACAATCTCAGATGTTGCCCTGGTAGGAGGTGGTGCATATCCTCAACCGGGAGAGATCTCCCTGTCCCATAACGGGGTGTTGTTTCTGGATGAATTGCCTGAATTCAAAAGGGGTGTGCTGGAAGTAATGAGACAGCCCCTTGAAGACAGGGAAGTAACAATTTCCCGGGCAAAATTTACCGTAACCTATCCATCCAGCTTTATGCTGGTGGCGAGCATGAATCCCAGCCCAAGTGGGTATTTCAATGATCCTAATGCACCCATGACCTCTTCTCCCGCAGAGATGCAACGTTATTTAAGCAAAATAAGTGGCCCGCTTCTGGACCGTATAGATATTCATATTGAAGTTACCCCGGTTCCTTTTGAAAAGCTAAGTGAAGAGAGAAAAGGGGAAAGTAGTGTAGAAATAAGAAAAAGAGTTACCAGCGCACGTCAATTGCAAACAGAAAGATTCCGTGATTTTGAGAACATACATTACAATGCACAAATGGGTGTAAAGCAGATAAATGCCTTCTGCCAGCTGGAAGCCGGTTCCAAGCAATTGCTAAAAACAGCCATGGAGCGGCTAAATCTTTCGGCCAGGGCTTATGACAGGATCTTAAAAGTCTCCCGTACCATTGCAGATCTAGAAGGCGCCCCAAATATACAGGGGAACCATATAAGTGAAGCCATTCAATACCGCAGTCTGGATCGGGAAGGCTGGTTAGGTTAATAATTTCTTACTTTTTATTTCCTTATTTTAGATTTTAATACATTTGGAAAAACTAAATCCATACAAGCCCCTAATAATGAAAAACATACTCCCTGTACTTTTGCTCGTATTTGTCTTAGGTTGTAAAGGCGAAGACCGTTTAAAATCTGAAAACGGTAATAGTTCCCAGGACAGTGCAGCAGGTTCAGTGCTTTCCATTGATGCCCTTTTAAGTGAAGACAGGGTTGAAATGAATCTTGAAGAGGCCAATAAACTTGCCAATCTCCCGTTGGCCTGTTTAAACACTCAATATCCAAATAAACTGGGGCAAACCCTGGGAAGTGAAAAGGACCTTTTATCTCCTATAGACTTGCACCCCGCATTTTATGGCTGCTTTGACTGGCATTCCTCCGTTCACGCGCATTGGTCCCTGGTACGATTGTTAAAACGATACCCAAAATTGGAGAAAGCTTCTGAAATAAAAGAAAAACTGGAGTCTTCCCTTACCAAAGAGAACATTGCTAAGGAAATGGAATATTTTAGTAAGGAACATAACCTTGATTATGAGCGCACTTACGGGTGGGCCTGGCTGCTTAAGCTTTCAGAAGAACTTTACACCTGGGATACCGATATGGGAGCAGAACTCTCAGCTAATATTAAACCGCTTGCCGACCTTATTGAACAGCGCTTTGCAGATTTTCTTCCTAAACTCAACTATCCAATTAGGGTGGGGGAGCATACCAATACAGCCTTTGCGTTAAGTTTTGCCTATGATTATGCTGTGGTTACAGAGAATGAAGAGTTTAGAGCGCTTATAGAAAAAAGAGCCCGGGATTTTTATTTAACAGATAAAGAATGTCCCATAACGTGGGAGCCCAGCGGCTTTGATTTCTTATCTCCTTGTCTTGAGGAGATTGACATTATGAGAAAAGTTATTCCTAAAGCGGCTTTTTCCCTATGGTTGGATAAGTTCATGCCCCAGCTTAAAAAGCCGGATTTTGCATTGGTCCCCGGTGAAGTGTCAGATCGTAAAGATGGAAAACTGGTACACCTGGACGGCCTTAATTTTAGCCGCGCGCGGGTTTTTTATGGTCTAATGAACCAATACCCTAATGATTTTGCCCACCTTAGAAAATTGGGAGATCAGCATGTTAATCATTCTTTTTCCAATTTGGTAGATGATAGTTATGAAGGGGGACATTGGTTGGGAAGTTTTGCAATTTACGCATTGGAGGAATCTAAAAAGGCCAGGTGAGCTGGTTAAAAAATGTAGGACCCGGGGTTTTGGTCTCGGCGGCATTTATTGGGCCTGGTACCGTGACGGTGTGTACCCTTGCAGGAGTTAATTTTCAATATGCCCTTTTATGGGCATTATTGCTTTCTATCCTGGCCTGTGTTATTCTTCAGGAAATGGCAGCCAGATTGGGTATTATTGCCCAAAAGGGTTTAAGCGAGTGTATAAGGGCAGAAATTAAAAGCCCTGTTGTAAAGTTATTTTCCATAATCTTAATATTCTCTGCCATTGTGGTAGGAAATGCTGCTTATGAGGCAGGAAATATCACCGGAGCAGTCCTTGGTATTACTGCAATTGCTCCTTCCCTTTCCTTTCAAATTGGACAATTCACCCTAAACCTATGGAGTATCATTATAGGCGCAATAGCCTTTAGCCTTTTATATTTGGGAAATTACAAGCTTCTGGAAAAAGTATTTATTGGCCTTGTGGCATTGATGAGCATTTCCTTTATAGTTACCGCTTTATTGGTAAAACCTGATATTTCCGCAATATTCAAAGGCCTGTTCATTCCAACAACCGGTACTGCTGGAATTCTAACGGTTATAGCTTTGGTAGGAACCACTGTGGTTCCTTACAACCTGTTTTTACATGCTTCCCTGGTAGGCGAGAAATGGAAAGAACCGGGAGACCTTAAAATCGCCCGAAAGGAACTTACCTGGGCAATTGTCCTGGGGGGCATCGTATCCATGGCCATTGTAATATCTGCGGCCGCACCAAATTTGCCCGAAGTAACATCTGCCGCAGACCTTGCCAAAGGACTTGAACCTCTGTATGGCCAATACGCAACCTGGTTTATAGCCTTGGGGTTATTGGCCGCGGGAATAACTTCTTCCATTACAGCACCACTTGCGGCGGCTTATGTGGTAAGGGGGATGCTGGGGTGGCAGGGAGGATTAGATTCCTTTAAATTCAAAAGTGTGTGGGCAGGAATACTAATTTTGGGTGTGATCTTTTCTTCCCTGAGATTTCAGCCAATAGAAATTATAAGGTTTGCACAGGTAGCCAATGGGATCCTGTTGCCGGTTATTGCAATTTTCTTATTTTGGATAGTAAATAAAGAAAGCGTACTGGGAAAGTACAGAAATACCCTATGGCAAAATTTAATGGGGGTTATCATAATAACCATCACAATATTCCTTGGAGCTAAATCTATTTACACTGTTTTACAATCACTTTAAACAAACCAGCTATGAATCATATTCACATAAATTGCGATCTTGGAGAAGGAGGGAGCCGGGATGCCGAACTTATGCCGCTAATTTCTGCCTGTAATATTGCATGTGGAGGTCATGCGGGAACCGTGGAAAGCATCCATGATACTGTAGCTCTGGCGATGAAGTATAATGTACAAATGGGTGCACATCCTTCCTATCCCGATAAGGAGAACTTCGGAAGGTTTTCCCTGGAAATGGAACCGGAAGATCTAAAACAAACCCTTGTTGCGCAGATCTTGAGTCTAAAACAAATAGCTGAAGCTGAAGGCGGATTCCTCTCTCATGTGAAACCCCATGGAGCTCTTTATAATGATGCTGCCAAAGATGAAAAAACCGCGCAGATCATCATAGATTCGGTATTGGAATTTGATGAAAATTGGCCTTTATATGTGCCGGAAAATTCAGTGATTTCCCGGGTGGCAAAAGGGCAAATTGGGGTGATATTTGAGGCTTTTGCAGACAGGAATTATCAGCAGAATTATCAGCTTGTTTCACGTTCAAAATCCAATGCTCTTATAACCGAAAAAGAAGAGGTTTTTAACCACCTTTTTTCTATGTTTTTTAACAAGGAAATTACGTGTGAAAATGATAAAAAAATAGCCTGTGATGCGGCCACTTTTTGTGTGCATGGGGACACCCCAAATTTGGTTGAAATTCTGCAATATTTAAGGGAGAAGTTCAAGGAAAAAGATGTAGAAATTTGGAAAGCTCCATAGTAAAATATCCGGTTATAAAACCAATGGGGGAGCGCTCAATTTTAATTGAATTTGAGCCGAAAATCAGTGAAATATATCTGGAAAAAATCCTTTTTTATAAAAATATTCTGGAAAAATTTTATCTTAAAGAAAAAGTTGAAGTAATAAACACATACAGCTCGTTATTAATTAATTACGTTTCTCATATAGAGAATATCTATGATGAGATTTCAGGGGTAAAACAAGCCATTTCGGGTACGAATATAGTGAAAAAACTTAATTCTAAACTCTATCACATTCCTGTGTGTTATGATCCCGAATTTGGATTGGACCTCAGGTATGTTTCTGAACAAAAAAAGCTTTCTCATAACCAGATTATAGACCTTCATTTCGCCCCAGTTTACACAGTTTATTTCACCGGGTTTTTACCCGGATTTTTATATCTGGGAGGGCTCGATCCAAAGCTCAAAATATCCCGCCGGGAAACCCCCCGAATGTCTGTCTTAAAAGGTGCTGTAGGAATTGGTGAAAATCAGACCGGAATTTACCC encodes the following:
- a CDS encoding alpha-amylase family glycosyl hydrolase — its product is MKKLILVVSALLFLGCNTLINPEDKAVAVAESELPFVWEAANIYFLLTDRFNNGDPSNDENFGRTLETAKLRGFEGGDFKGITQKINEGYFNKLGINAIWMTPVVEQIHGATNEGTGNTYGFHGYWTKDWTAIDPNYGTAEDLKALVEAAHEKGIRILLDAVINHTGPVTELDPLWPEEWVRNDTACTYQNYETTVTCTLVENLPDIRTESNEEVELPVHLAEKWKAEGRYEKEVAELDAFFERTGHPRAPRFYIMKWLADYIADYGIDGYRVDTVKHTEEYVWQEFKAVCDYAFSEYKENNPGKVLDNNNFYLLGEVYNYGISSGQYFDFGDKKVNYFDEAFNSLINFEFKWNAKEMDHEALFSKMNTVLNSDLANYGTVNYLSSHDDGQPFDAAREKPLETATKLLLSPGTSQVYYGDETARSLVIPGTQGDATLRSVMNWEEVNTLESTKNVLSHWQKLGQFRAAHPAVGAGDHKLITAAPYYFSRIYTAENLTDAVVIGLELPAGPKEIPVTDVFKDGEKILDAYSGISAEVKNGKVMIDTEYTLVLLEKL
- a CDS encoding alpha-amylase family glycosyl hydrolase, translating into MKKIAITFVSALFVLTSCKNETKQTTAVETQQEEVIAPFEDKMIETAVLYEANIRQYSPEGTFEAFTRDIPQLKELGVKIIWLMPVYPISEKNRKATGGGFVAEIEDEAERAKYLGSYYAISDYTDVNPEFGTKEDFQNLVDTAHENGMYVILDWVANHTGWDHHWLTEKPDFYTKNDKGEVIDPVDPNTGESWGWTDTADLNYDNKELWEAMTAEMKYWVEEHQIDGFRADVAGEVPTEFWEQAIEEIKKTRSVFMLAESEKKDLFNNAFDMGYNWEGHHIMNAMAQGKMGVKEWDAYMVKIDSIYGQDDVLLNFVTNHDENSWNGTVKERMGDASETFLALTYTLPGMPLIYSGQEYDMNHRLKFFEKDTIPKTKGEVWPVLVKLGDLKNNSTALHGGKDAAGYERLTTSANEKVLAFKRSKHGEELIYVANMTKAPVKFTMDVIGNFDDYFQSATISIIGAQEMEFQPWEYKILIKR
- the pfkA gene encoding 6-phosphofructokinase, which codes for MQKKINKIGVLTSGGDAPGMNAAIRAVVRSCAYQEIACSGIYRGYQGLIENDIEDLDARSVRNIISRGGTFLKSARSREFQTKEGRQKAFTNLKNAGIDALIVIGGDGTFTGGLIFEKEFDFPVIGIPATIDNDINGTDFTIGYDTALNTVVDAIDKIRDTASSHNRLFLVEVMGRDAGAIALNSGIGAGAEEILIPEENNGIERLMESLKQSKKSGKTSSIIVVAEGDKSGKNIFELAEFIGESLEGYDIRVSVLGHIQRGGSPSCYDRVLASKLGVGAVDAILEGKRNIMIGINNQKVTSVPLETGIKGEHKIDKDLRRVASITSI
- the gap gene encoding type I glyceraldehyde-3-phosphate dehydrogenase, translated to MSTKIGINGFGRIGRIAFRIAMESKDVEVVAVNDLLDVEHLAYLLKYDSIHGQFKGTVDVKDGNLVVNDKTIRVSAERNPEDLKWGDVNAEIVIDCTGIFTDLAGGKRHIEAGAKKVVISAPSKDAPMFVMGVNHKDLKPEDTIVSNASCTTNCLAPLAKVVNDNFGIVEGLMTTIHATTATQLTVDGPSKKDWRGGRSALMNIIPSSTGAAKAVGKVIPELDGKLTGMAFRVPTADVSVVDLTVRTEKSVSYEEVKAAFKKASEGEYKGLISYTEEMVVSQDFVSNSYICNFDAEAGIALNDNFFKLVAWYDNEYGYSAKLIEFAAHVASV
- a CDS encoding N-acetylglucosamine kinase, with amino-acid sequence MILIADGGSTKCDWILLNNSGEQIFKTRTKGLNPAVFPELMLEQRIDENPELQDVKNKVERVHFFGAGCGTEAPRRLLQDIIANFFTNASEVIVKEDMVAAALAATTEPGIVCILGTGSNSCYFDGEEVHMAVASLGFILMDEASGNYFGKRLIRDYYYKRMPPELALKFSATFNLDSDEIKKNLYKKENPNTYLASFAEFIFTNERNGYFYKLVHEGIQEFINTRVLCFKQAQNVPIHFIGSIAFFSEDIIRAVAQPYNLEIGNIIRRPIDALIEHYRKNVLTTY
- a CDS encoding YifB family Mg chelatase-like AAA ATPase, which produces MLVKVYGSAVFGVEATTITVEVNMAKGIAYNLVGLPDNAIKESSFRIAAALQNNTYKFPGKKITINMAPADLRKEGSAYDLTLALGILAASRQIKADDIDKYIIMGELSLDGSLQPIKGALPIAIKAKEEGFKGFILPSQNVKEAAIVSGLEVYGVDNILQVIKFFDKGEPLERTIINTREEFYNSLEHLEHDFADVKGQESIKRCMEIAAAGGHNIILIGPPGAGKTMLAKRLPSILPPMTLHEALETTKIHSVVGKIRENVGLMSQRPFRSPHHTISDVALVGGGAYPQPGEISLSHNGVLFLDELPEFKRGVLEVMRQPLEDREVTISRAKFTVTYPSSFMLVASMNPSPSGYFNDPNAPMTSSPAEMQRYLSKISGPLLDRIDIHIEVTPVPFEKLSEERKGESSVEIRKRVTSARQLQTERFRDFENIHYNAQMGVKQINAFCQLEAGSKQLLKTAMERLNLSARAYDRILKVSRTIADLEGAPNIQGNHISEAIQYRSLDREGWLG
- a CDS encoding DUF2891 domain-containing protein, encoding MKNILPVLLLVFVLGCKGEDRLKSENGNSSQDSAAGSVLSIDALLSEDRVEMNLEEANKLANLPLACLNTQYPNKLGQTLGSEKDLLSPIDLHPAFYGCFDWHSSVHAHWSLVRLLKRYPKLEKASEIKEKLESSLTKENIAKEMEYFSKEHNLDYERTYGWAWLLKLSEELYTWDTDMGAELSANIKPLADLIEQRFADFLPKLNYPIRVGEHTNTAFALSFAYDYAVVTENEEFRALIEKRARDFYLTDKECPITWEPSGFDFLSPCLEEIDIMRKVIPKAAFSLWLDKFMPQLKKPDFALVPGEVSDRKDGKLVHLDGLNFSRARVFYGLMNQYPNDFAHLRKLGDQHVNHSFSNLVDDSYEGGHWLGSFAIYALEESKKAR
- a CDS encoding Nramp family divalent metal transporter, whose translation is MSWLKNVGPGVLVSAAFIGPGTVTVCTLAGVNFQYALLWALLLSILACVILQEMAARLGIIAQKGLSECIRAEIKSPVVKLFSIILIFSAIVVGNAAYEAGNITGAVLGITAIAPSLSFQIGQFTLNLWSIIIGAIAFSLLYLGNYKLLEKVFIGLVALMSISFIVTALLVKPDISAIFKGLFIPTTGTAGILTVIALVGTTVVPYNLFLHASLVGEKWKEPGDLKIARKELTWAIVLGGIVSMAIVISAAAPNLPEVTSAADLAKGLEPLYGQYATWFIALGLLAAGITSSITAPLAAAYVVRGMLGWQGGLDSFKFKSVWAGILILGVIFSSLRFQPIEIIRFAQVANGILLPVIAIFLFWIVNKESVLGKYRNTLWQNLMGVIIITITIFLGAKSIYTVLQSL
- the pxpA gene encoding 5-oxoprolinase subunit PxpA, which produces MNHIHINCDLGEGGSRDAELMPLISACNIACGGHAGTVESIHDTVALAMKYNVQMGAHPSYPDKENFGRFSLEMEPEDLKQTLVAQILSLKQIAEAEGGFLSHVKPHGALYNDAAKDEKTAQIIIDSVLEFDENWPLYVPENSVISRVAKGQIGVIFEAFADRNYQQNYQLVSRSKSNALITEKEEVFNHLFSMFFNKEITCENDKKIACDAATFCVHGDTPNLVEILQYLREKFKEKDVEIWKAP
- the pxpB gene encoding 5-oxoprolinase subunit PxpB — encoded protein: MESSIVKYPVIKPMGERSILIEFEPKISEIYLEKILFYKNILEKFYLKEKVEVINTYSSLLINYVSHIENIYDEISGVKQAISGTNIVKKLNSKLYHIPVCYDPEFGLDLRYVSEQKKLSHNQIIDLHFAPVYTVYFTGFLPGFLYLGGLDPKLKISRRETPRMSVLKGAVGIGENQTGIYPKSSPGGWQIIGNSPVNFFDKTHEPPCEILAGDKVKFFSISKREYEVVFNEVQSGKFHLKSEKYEG